One genomic window of Desulfuromonas sp. AOP6 includes the following:
- a CDS encoding transposase, producing MVFKPDIHHRRSIRLRDYDYSRDGAYFVTICTHERECLLGDAGNGKVVMNPNGRIVLEAWQDLPLHYPQVTLDSFVVMPNHLHGIVVINNPVGAQFIAPESANPAPGHQGALNQGAMNRAPTVGEIVRAFKARCTHAINQFRNTPSAPVWQRNYYERVIRDDVEWDGVRQYIVENPARWEEDSNHPTRVP from the coding sequence ATGGTTTTCAAACCGGATATACACCATCGGCGGTCCATCCGGTTGCGGGATTATGATTATTCCCGCGATGGGGCGTATTTTGTGACAATATGCACGCACGAAAGGGAATGCCTGTTGGGCGATGCGGGTAATGGCAAGGTGGTGATGAATCCGAACGGGCGCATTGTTCTGGAGGCCTGGCAAGATTTGCCCCTTCATTACCCCCAAGTCACATTGGATTCGTTCGTTGTCATGCCGAATCATCTGCATGGGATTGTTGTGATTAATAACCCCGTAGGGGCTCAATTCATTGCGCCCGAATCGGCGAACCCGGCCCCCGGTCATCAGGGCGCGTTAAACCAGGGCGCGATGAATCGCGCCCCTACGGTGGGTGAAATTGTGCGGGCATTCAAGGCACGTTGTACCCATGCCATTAACCAGTTCCGCAATACCCCCAGTGCTCCGGTCTGGCAGCGTAATTATTACGAACGTGTTATCCGTGACGATGTGGAATGGGATGGTGTCCGACAATATATCGTCGAAAATCCAGCCCGCTGGGAAGAGGATAGCAATCATCCGACGCGGGTGCCGTAG
- a CDS encoding (Fe-S)-binding protein, whose amino-acid sequence MSHTDSLGNFRPKDAPEYEDVLQCMRCGFCLPTCPTYALTGRERSSPRGRVALARAVAEKKLEFTGAVKEEAFFCLDCRACTTACPSGVKAGEVMEVCRSQAHAFYPLGAMGKTFREFILQRMLVSPDLLEHSMLPTRLYQRLGLQWLVRHLGILKLGPDWMAKAEGMLPSLEKPLRPQLPEVVPAQGEKRGRVGFFLGCVMTLLYPQVSRQTVRVLSHQGYEVVTPKATKCCGAPHLSEGDRQTARELALFNLDLFLSQEVDWIVTDCAGCGAALKEYEEILAEDADHHRLALFRAKVRDISEFLAAEGLRTEGMKEVRRSVTYHEPCHLCHAQGISNQPRQLLKAIPGLELREMAESSWCCGSAATWGLKYSEESRQVLDRKLQNVTATKADILVTANPGCQLQLAWGVRQADMPQEVRHLMEILGEAIPD is encoded by the coding sequence GTGTCTCACACTGACAGCCTCGGCAACTTCCGTCCTAAGGACGCCCCGGAGTACGAAGACGTTCTGCAGTGCATGCGCTGCGGCTTCTGCCTGCCCACCTGTCCGACCTACGCTCTCACCGGCCGGGAGCGCTCCAGTCCCCGCGGGCGGGTGGCGCTGGCCCGGGCCGTGGCCGAGAAGAAACTCGAATTCACCGGCGCCGTCAAGGAAGAGGCCTTCTTCTGCCTGGACTGCCGCGCCTGCACCACGGCCTGCCCCTCCGGCGTAAAGGCGGGGGAAGTCATGGAGGTCTGCCGTAGCCAGGCCCACGCCTTCTACCCTCTGGGGGCCATGGGCAAGACCTTTCGCGAGTTCATCCTGCAGCGCATGCTGGTGTCCCCCGATCTTCTCGAGCACTCCATGCTGCCGACCCGCCTGTACCAGCGTCTCGGCCTGCAGTGGCTCGTGCGCCACCTGGGCATCCTCAAGCTCGGCCCGGACTGGATGGCCAAGGCCGAAGGGATGCTGCCTTCGCTGGAGAAGCCGCTGCGCCCCCAGCTGCCGGAAGTGGTCCCGGCCCAAGGGGAAAAACGCGGCCGGGTCGGCTTCTTTCTCGGCTGCGTCATGACCCTGCTCTACCCCCAGGTCTCCCGGCAGACCGTGCGCGTCCTCTCCCATCAAGGCTATGAGGTCGTCACCCCCAAGGCGACCAAGTGCTGCGGCGCCCCCCACCTCTCCGAGGGTGACCGGCAAACCGCCCGGGAGCTGGCCCTTTTCAATCTCGATCTCTTCCTCTCGCAGGAAGTCGACTGGATCGTGACCGACTGCGCCGGCTGCGGCGCCGCCCTGAAGGAGTATGAAGAGATCCTGGCCGAGGACGCCGATCATCATCGGCTCGCCCTGTTCCGCGCCAAAGTCAGGGACATTTCCGAGTTTCTGGCGGCCGAAGGCTTGCGCACCGAAGGGATGAAGGAGGTGCGCCGTTCGGTGACCTATCACGAACCCTGTCATCTCTGCCACGCCCAGGGCATCTCAAACCAGCCCAGACAGCTGCTGAAGGCCATTCCCGGCCTCGAACTGCGGGAGATGGCGGAGTCCAGCTGGTGCTGCGGGTCGGCGGCCACCTGGGGGTTGAAGTACAGCGAGGAGAGCCGCCAGGTTCTCGACCGCAAGCTCCAGAATGTGACGGCGACGAAGGCCGACATTCTCGTCACCGCCAATCCGGGGTGCCAGCTGCAGCTCGCCTGGGGGGTCCGCCAGGCCGATATGCCTCAGGAGGTGCGGCACCTCATGGAAATTCTGGGGGAAGCGATTCCGGACTGA
- a CDS encoding FAD-linked oxidase C-terminal domain-containing protein gives MISKTAIKHLKEKLGEKNVLHEKEDLLVLGYDSTPGVHHLPEVVVYPTSTEQVLAAMEIAAREGLPLVPRGSGTGLSGGSVPVRGGMVLTLTRMNRILEIDEENLTATMEPGVITLDLFNAVAAKGLFYPPDPGSQKISTIGGNVAENAGGLRGLKYGVTRDYVMGLKGILPDRSLITTGGKSVKDVAGYGFKDLLVGSEGTLGIITEVTVKLVPPPRDKRTFLAYFNDVRTAGEAVSRIIAARIIPSTMEIMDRVTINCVEDYVNIGLPRQMAALLLIEVDGHPAPVAEEAAEVRRVLEQVKAAEIHVAETAEQAASLAAARRTALSALARVSPTTLLEDATVPRSRLAETFGEIERLAAKFKLKVGTFGHAGDGNLHPTVLCDERNHDEMERAHAFYNELYEKVLDWGGTVSGEHGIGLAKKEYLARQIGAGGVKVMKRIKQSFDPEGILNPGKIFEDQDSGAEQHLEEGFRVSH, from the coding sequence ATGATTTCCAAGACTGCGATCAAGCACCTCAAGGAAAAGCTGGGCGAGAAGAACGTCCTCCACGAAAAAGAGGACCTGCTGGTCCTCGGTTATGATTCGACCCCCGGGGTTCATCACCTTCCCGAAGTCGTCGTTTATCCCACCTCGACGGAGCAGGTGCTGGCCGCCATGGAGATCGCCGCCCGCGAAGGTCTGCCCCTGGTCCCTCGGGGGTCGGGCACCGGCCTGTCGGGGGGGAGTGTTCCCGTGCGGGGCGGTATGGTGCTGACGCTGACCCGCATGAACCGGATCCTGGAAATCGACGAGGAGAACCTGACGGCGACAATGGAGCCGGGGGTGATCACCCTCGACCTCTTCAATGCCGTCGCCGCCAAAGGCCTCTTCTACCCGCCTGACCCCGGCTCGCAGAAGATCTCCACCATCGGCGGCAACGTGGCGGAAAACGCCGGCGGCCTGCGCGGCCTCAAGTACGGGGTGACGCGGGATTACGTCATGGGCCTCAAGGGAATCCTGCCGGACCGGAGCCTTATCACGACGGGCGGCAAGAGCGTCAAGGACGTGGCGGGCTACGGTTTCAAGGACCTGCTGGTCGGCAGCGAAGGGACCCTGGGGATCATCACCGAGGTGACCGTCAAGCTCGTGCCGCCCCCGCGCGACAAGCGCACCTTCCTGGCCTACTTCAACGATGTGCGCACCGCCGGTGAGGCGGTCTCCCGCATCATCGCCGCCCGCATCATCCCCTCGACCATGGAGATCATGGACCGGGTGACGATCAACTGCGTGGAGGATTACGTCAATATCGGCCTGCCCCGGCAGATGGCGGCCCTGCTCCTTATCGAGGTCGACGGTCACCCCGCGCCCGTGGCGGAGGAGGCGGCGGAGGTACGGCGCGTACTCGAACAGGTGAAAGCCGCCGAGATCCACGTCGCCGAAACGGCCGAACAGGCGGCCAGCCTCGCGGCGGCGCGCCGCACCGCCCTGTCGGCCCTGGCCCGGGTCTCCCCCACCACCCTGCTGGAGGATGCCACCGTGCCGCGCTCGCGCCTGGCCGAGACTTTCGGAGAAATCGAGCGACTGGCGGCCAAGTTCAAATTGAAGGTCGGCACCTTCGGCCACGCCGGCGATGGCAACCTGCACCCGACGGTGCTGTGCGACGAGCGCAACCACGATGAGATGGAGCGGGCCCATGCCTTCTACAACGAGCTTTATGAAAAAGTGCTCGACTGGGGGGGGACCGTCTCCGGCGAACACGGCATCGGCCTGGCCAAGAAGGAGTATCTGGCCCGCCAGATCGGCGCCGGCGGCGTCAAGGTCATGAAGCGCATCAAGCAGTCCTTCGACCCCGAAGGCATTCTCAACCCGGGCAAGATCTTCGAGGACCAGGACTCCGGCGCCGAACAGCATCTGGAGGAGGGATTCCGTGTCTCACACTGA
- a CDS encoding TRAP transporter large permease subunit: MTPEIMTLLMFGTLMLCIALGHPLAITLAAVATFYGLIEYDGNISVLIDLFVNNAWGLQQNYVLVAIPLFIFMAQILDRSKVSEGLFDALYIVLGGLRGGLGMAVIVVSTVFAATTGIIGASVVAMGLMAGPALLKRGYQTGLGAGIICSSGTLGILIPPSIMLVVYGGLTGMKETSVGNLFAAAILPGILLSGIYLAYVAIRCGINPSLGPPIPKEERTATLGQKLSMTLKSFVPPFSLILIVMGTILAGIATPTEAAALGCIGAMVLALFNRKLTWEVLSQTCNATLRTTAMIMLLFVGGKLFSVVFLSMGGGDVVADLLLGMDVHDYVILAIMMGVVFIMGMFIDWAAILLVVVPIFTPIANDLGFDPLWFAMLVCVNLQTSFLTPPFGYALFYFKGVAPPEYSMGDIYKGILPFVLIQVIGLGVMIAFPQIVTWLPTVFFGG, from the coding sequence ATGACTCCTGAAATCATGACCTTATTGATGTTCGGTACGCTGATGCTTTGCATCGCGCTCGGACATCCGCTGGCCATCACCCTGGCGGCGGTCGCCACTTTTTACGGACTGATTGAATACGACGGGAACATCAGCGTCCTGATCGACCTGTTCGTCAATAATGCCTGGGGGCTGCAGCAGAACTACGTACTGGTGGCGATTCCCCTGTTTATTTTCATGGCCCAGATCCTCGATCGATCGAAGGTCTCGGAGGGTCTCTTCGATGCCCTCTACATTGTGCTGGGGGGACTGCGCGGCGGTCTTGGCATGGCCGTTATCGTGGTCAGCACCGTCTTTGCCGCCACCACCGGCATCATCGGCGCCTCCGTGGTGGCCATGGGCCTGATGGCCGGACCCGCGCTGCTGAAACGCGGCTACCAGACCGGACTGGGGGCGGGCATCATCTGCTCCTCCGGCACCCTGGGCATTCTGATTCCGCCGAGCATCATGCTGGTGGTCTATGGCGGGCTGACAGGCATGAAGGAGACGTCCGTCGGCAACCTTTTTGCCGCGGCCATCCTGCCGGGCATCCTGCTGTCCGGCATCTACCTGGCCTACGTCGCCATCCGCTGCGGAATCAACCCCAGCCTGGGTCCACCGATTCCGAAGGAGGAACGCACCGCCACGCTGGGTCAGAAGCTCTCCATGACCTTAAAGAGTTTCGTCCCCCCCTTCAGCCTCATCCTCATTGTTATGGGCACCATTCTGGCGGGGATCGCCACCCCGACGGAAGCGGCCGCCCTGGGCTGCATCGGCGCCATGGTGCTGGCCCTGTTCAATCGCAAGCTCACCTGGGAGGTCCTTTCCCAGACCTGCAACGCCACCCTGCGCACCACCGCCATGATCATGCTGCTGTTCGTCGGCGGCAAGCTCTTCAGCGTCGTCTTTCTGTCCATGGGCGGCGGCGATGTGGTCGCCGATCTGCTCTTGGGGATGGACGTTCACGATTACGTGATCCTGGCCATCATGATGGGCGTGGTCTTCATCATGGGGATGTTCATCGACTGGGCCGCCATTCTGCTCGTCGTCGTGCCCATCTTCACCCCCATTGCCAACGACCTCGGTTTCGACCCGCTCTGGTTCGCCATGCTGGTATGCGTCAATCTGCAGACCTCCTTCCTGACGCCGCCCTTCGGCTATGCCCTCTTCTACTTCAAGGGGGTCGCACCGCCGGAGTACTCCATGGGGGATATCTACAAGGGGATTCTGCCCTTCGTGCTGATTCAGGTCATCGGCCTGGGCGTAATGATCGCCTTCCCCCAAATCGTCACCTGGCTCCCCACGGTGTTCTTCGGGGGCTGA
- a CDS encoding FadR/GntR family transcriptional regulator, protein MNSLFTPIRPRRIAEEIIEQIKELIARGELGPGERIPSERDLASLLGVSRPSVREAITVLEAMGFLESRQGGGTYVRSLAQTSLADPLSALVGEKDPRMLHALVEVRMGLESWSAFLAAQRARPEEIDRMRMLLEEMEGQAPSGGWDPELDSQFHYAITAATHNTLQVHVLDTIHSLFHATVHVALMEFYRKEGYIDILKKQHRDVYDAIAAGDPEGARQAMMTHLVMVEEKMAELLKIS, encoded by the coding sequence ATGAACTCACTCTTTACGCCCATTCGTCCTCGCCGGATTGCCGAGGAAATCATCGAGCAGATCAAGGAACTGATTGCCAGGGGAGAGCTGGGGCCGGGAGAACGCATCCCGTCCGAGCGGGATCTGGCCTCTCTGCTGGGGGTCAGCCGTCCTTCCGTGCGCGAGGCGATCACCGTTCTCGAAGCCATGGGGTTTCTGGAATCCCGCCAGGGTGGTGGTACCTACGTGCGCTCTCTGGCCCAGACCTCCCTGGCCGATCCCCTCTCGGCCCTGGTCGGCGAAAAAGATCCCCGGATGCTGCATGCCCTCGTGGAGGTCCGTATGGGGCTGGAGAGCTGGTCCGCTTTTTTGGCGGCGCAGCGAGCCCGTCCCGAAGAGATCGACCGGATGAGGATGCTGCTGGAGGAGATGGAGGGCCAGGCCCCGAGCGGGGGTTGGGATCCCGAACTCGATTCGCAGTTTCACTATGCCATCACGGCAGCTACCCACAATACCCTGCAGGTGCATGTCCTCGACACCATTCATTCCCTCTTTCACGCCACCGTCCATGTGGCCCTGATGGAGTTCTACCGGAAAGAGGGATATATCGATATTCTCAAAAAACAGCACCGGGACGTATACGACGCTATTGCCGCCGGCGATCCGGAAGGGGCCCGGCAGGCCATGATGACACACCTCGTCATGGTCGAAGAAAAGATGGCCGAACTCCTGAAAATCTCCTGA
- a CDS encoding universal stress protein yields MLPEIKTILYATGLGPGAPHVFRYAMTEAEKHQARLVVLHVLEPLNPFGQHLVELHISQEQRQQIQDQARDHARSKIDERIRRLCEKESCHVAVGEKIVDEIRVMEGQPHLEIVSCAREIKADLIIIGSHRHSAMGEAMLGHTANRVVHRSEIPVLLVRIPDGYREAGF; encoded by the coding sequence ATGCTACCGGAAATCAAAACGATTCTCTATGCCACCGGCCTCGGCCCCGGCGCGCCCCATGTCTTTCGCTATGCGATGACGGAGGCGGAAAAACACCAGGCGCGACTGGTGGTCCTGCATGTGCTGGAGCCGCTGAACCCTTTCGGCCAGCACCTGGTGGAGCTGCATATCTCCCAGGAGCAGCGGCAGCAGATCCAGGACCAGGCGCGCGACCATGCCCGCTCAAAGATAGATGAGCGGATAAGGCGGCTCTGCGAAAAGGAGTCCTGCCATGTGGCCGTCGGCGAAAAGATTGTCGACGAAATCCGGGTCATGGAAGGTCAACCCCACCTGGAGATCGTCTCCTGCGCCCGGGAGATCAAGGCCGACCTGATCATCATCGGCTCCCATCGCCACAGCGCCATGGGGGAAGCCATGCTGGGTCATACCGCCAACCGGGTCGTGCATCGTTCCGAAATCCCGGTGCTGCTGGTGCGCATACCCGACGGCTACCGCGAAGCGGGTTTCTGA
- a CDS encoding radical SAM protein has translation MYYYFDYQEPVFRPPSEAQSLIFQITVGCSQNQCRFCGMYKMKSFHIRSVDEIAAEIAEVPPHHRPHIRRIFLADGDALVYPQAGLLDILDRLAEAFPNLTRVGAYASPNSLTTKSLADLEALREKKLRILYFGLESGDDDTLKLVNKGFNAADMLQLCRKAQAAGLKLSVTAILGLAGSERSREHARATAAWITELSPEYFSLLTMFRRHNDAYFRLIRPLSNGQVIEEALDIVRHLDPQRTILRSNHVSNILNLAGSYPKDRDRIIAQAEMALAEAKKHPQWFNLVPEYEEEFF, from the coding sequence ATGTATTATTATTTCGATTACCAGGAGCCGGTCTTTCGGCCCCCCTCCGAAGCCCAGTCCCTCATCTTCCAGATCACCGTCGGCTGCAGCCAGAACCAGTGCCGCTTCTGCGGCATGTACAAGATGAAATCCTTCCACATCCGCTCCGTAGACGAAATCGCCGCCGAGATCGCCGAGGTTCCCCCCCATCATCGCCCCCACATCCGGCGGATCTTCCTCGCCGACGGCGACGCCCTCGTCTATCCCCAGGCCGGTCTGCTCGACATCCTCGACCGCCTCGCCGAGGCCTTTCCCAATCTCACCCGCGTCGGCGCCTACGCCTCGCCCAACAGCCTCACCACCAAAAGCCTGGCCGATCTCGAAGCCCTGCGCGAAAAGAAGCTGCGCATTCTCTATTTCGGTCTTGAAAGCGGCGACGACGACACCCTCAAGCTGGTCAACAAAGGTTTTAACGCCGCCGACATGCTGCAGCTCTGCCGCAAAGCCCAGGCCGCCGGCCTCAAGCTCTCCGTCACCGCCATTCTGGGCTTGGCCGGCAGTGAACGCAGCCGCGAACACGCCCGCGCCACGGCGGCGTGGATCACCGAACTCTCCCCCGAATATTTCTCCCTGCTCACCATGTTCCGTCGGCACAACGACGCCTATTTCCGCCTCATCCGCCCCTTGAGCAACGGCCAGGTCATCGAAGAAGCCCTCGACATCGTGCGCCACCTCGACCCCCAGCGCACCATCCTGCGCTCCAACCACGTCTCCAACATCCTCAATCTCGCCGGCAGCTACCCCAAAGACCGCGACCGCATCATCGCCCAAGCCGAAATGGCCCTCGCCGAAGCCAAGAAACACCCGCAATGGTTCAACCTGGTGCCCGAGTATGAGGAGGAGTTTTTTTAG
- the dctP gene encoding TRAP transporter substrate-binding protein DctP: protein MRRFGWLVALAAVFTLVFAPQAFSQEKREKFGVDKRNEEVKREIRTIKPSKEEFRWKMVMPWAKGMLFYDIAQHFSDSVALASGGRLQIKLFSAGELVGANEVFDAVSKGSAEIAHSSPLYWKGKNEAFVAYASVPFGLDAEGYNIWLYERGGLEMLQDLYKPYNIYALPAGQTGQEMGLFSNKKATKMSDFKGMRIRTPGWYMDIMNGLGASVSPLPGGEVYLALERGVIDAAEYSTPAINYPMGFDEITKYVITPGVHQPGFQCDIMINQKAWDALPDDLKWIVKIAAKETQLWSNAWIENLNAEAIKRFQEKVEFVQLDDETLNAFAKHTQEYLEGLKKKHPEVKKALDSQEAFKKDFASWRQIRSGVAPWPYEKYISGEQKSQGHHLH from the coding sequence ATGAGGAGATTCGGATGGCTGGTCGCTCTGGCCGCAGTTTTCACCCTGGTTTTCGCCCCACAGGCATTCTCACAGGAAAAACGCGAAAAGTTCGGCGTGGACAAGCGCAACGAGGAAGTCAAACGGGAGATTCGCACAATCAAACCATCCAAGGAAGAGTTCCGCTGGAAGATGGTCATGCCCTGGGCCAAGGGCATGCTCTTTTACGATATAGCCCAGCACTTTTCTGACTCGGTTGCCCTGGCTTCCGGCGGCCGCCTGCAGATCAAGCTCTTCTCGGCGGGCGAACTGGTCGGCGCCAATGAGGTTTTTGACGCGGTGAGCAAGGGTTCGGCCGAAATCGCCCACTCGTCGCCGCTGTACTGGAAAGGCAAGAATGAGGCCTTTGTCGCCTACGCCTCCGTCCCCTTCGGGCTGGATGCCGAAGGCTACAACATCTGGCTCTATGAGCGCGGCGGTCTGGAAATGCTCCAGGACCTCTACAAGCCCTACAACATCTACGCTTTACCGGCCGGTCAGACCGGTCAGGAAATGGGTCTGTTCTCCAATAAGAAGGCCACCAAAATGTCCGACTTCAAGGGGATGCGCATCCGTACTCCCGGCTGGTACATGGACATCATGAACGGTCTCGGCGCCTCCGTCAGCCCCCTCCCCGGCGGCGAGGTCTATCTGGCCCTGGAGCGCGGCGTCATCGATGCCGCCGAGTACTCCACCCCCGCCATCAACTACCCGATGGGCTTTGACGAAATCACCAAGTACGTCATCACCCCGGGCGTCCATCAGCCCGGCTTCCAGTGCGACATCATGATCAACCAGAAGGCCTGGGACGCCCTGCCGGACGACCTGAAGTGGATCGTGAAGATCGCGGCCAAGGAAACCCAGCTCTGGTCGAACGCCTGGATCGAGAACCTCAATGCCGAAGCGATCAAGCGCTTCCAGGAAAAGGTCGAGTTCGTGCAGCTGGACGACGAGACCCTGAACGCCTTCGCCAAGCACACCCAGGAATACCTGGAGGGACTCAAGAAGAAACATCCCGAAGTCAAAAAAGCCCTGGATTCTCAGGAAGCCTTCAAAAAAGACTTCGCGTCATGGCGCCAGATTCGCAGCGGCGTCGCGCCCTGGCCCTATGAAAAGTACATCAGCGGGGAACAGAAATCCCAAGGGCACCATCTGCACTAG
- the ablB gene encoding putative beta-lysine N-acetyltransferase, with translation MTDTIEQFGQSTIQHGPHSNRAYLMSLSAEDLPRLVPYLDQLAQEQDYTKVFAKVPEAALESFRQHGYEAEAAIPEFYRGEDPVYFMGKYFCPDRQQEQKPELVESALEAARSRQGNQADITLPPAMTCRLAEPADALAMAEVYRQVFATYPFPIHDPDYLRDTMESHVDYLGIWDGDHLVALASAEKDVRGLNAEMTDFATLPDYRGQGLAGHLLDRLEEVAGDRGIQTAYTIARAYSHGMNITFARGGYTYSGTLTHNTQISGELESMNVWYKPLQS, from the coding sequence ATGACTGATACCATAGAGCAGTTCGGACAATCGACCATTCAACACGGCCCCCACAGCAACCGGGCCTACCTGATGAGCCTGTCGGCCGAGGATCTGCCCCGCCTGGTCCCCTATCTTGACCAGCTGGCGCAGGAGCAGGACTACACCAAGGTCTTCGCCAAGGTGCCGGAGGCCGCCCTGGAGTCCTTCCGCCAGCATGGCTACGAAGCCGAGGCCGCCATCCCTGAATTCTACCGGGGAGAAGACCCGGTCTATTTCATGGGCAAGTACTTCTGTCCCGACCGGCAGCAGGAGCAGAAGCCCGAGCTGGTGGAGAGCGCCCTGGAGGCCGCCCGTTCCCGTCAAGGGAACCAGGCCGACATCACCCTGCCGCCGGCCATGACCTGCCGTCTGGCCGAACCCGCCGACGCCCTGGCCATGGCAGAAGTCTACCGCCAGGTCTTCGCCACCTATCCCTTCCCCATTCACGATCCCGATTATCTGCGCGATACCATGGAGAGCCATGTCGATTACCTGGGCATCTGGGATGGCGATCACCTCGTCGCTTTGGCTTCGGCCGAAAAGGACGTGCGCGGCCTGAACGCCGAGATGACTGACTTCGCTACCCTTCCCGACTACCGGGGCCAGGGTCTGGCCGGCCACCTGCTGGATCGGCTCGAAGAGGTCGCCGGCGACCGCGGCATCCAGACGGCCTACACCATTGCCCGCGCCTACAGCCATGGCATGAACATCACCTTTGCCCGTGGCGGTTACACCTACAGCGGCACCCTCACCCACAATACGCAGATCTCCGGCGAGCTCGAAAGCATGAACGTGTGGTACAAGCCTCTGCAGAGCTGA
- a CDS encoding TRAP transporter small permease subunit produces MLSVERSINTLNEKTGVLTSYLALPLIVVVVYEVFMRYAFNAPTTWGFELTTFLYGMHFVLGFGFTYLHDAHVSIDVFEAKLPQRPRTILRMVTNLVLFIPTVGLLSYGSVIYAVSSWQDWEKAPTSWAPPLYPFKTIMAIGFILLFLQGVAKLIADFRTLGDTRD; encoded by the coding sequence ATGCTCTCAGTTGAGCGTTCCATCAATACCCTGAATGAAAAAACCGGCGTCCTCACCTCGTATCTAGCGCTGCCGCTTATCGTGGTGGTGGTGTACGAGGTTTTCATGCGGTACGCCTTCAATGCGCCGACCACCTGGGGATTTGAACTGACGACCTTCCTTTACGGGATGCATTTCGTCCTCGGCTTCGGCTTCACCTATCTGCACGATGCCCATGTCTCGATTGATGTCTTCGAGGCGAAGCTCCCGCAGCGGCCTCGAACCATCCTGCGCATGGTGACCAACCTTGTGCTCTTTATCCCCACCGTCGGCCTGCTGTCTTACGGCTCGGTGATTTATGCGGTCTCTTCCTGGCAGGACTGGGAAAAGGCGCCCACGTCCTGGGCCCCCCCGCTCTATCCTTTTAAGACGATCATGGCCATCGGCTTCATCCTGCTGTTCCTGCAGGGCGTGGCCAAACTTATCGCCGATTTCCGAACCCTCGGCGACACCAGAGACTGA